The genomic interval tccgcgtcctcctcctcctcctccacccaaatgTCCTGCTCATCCATGGAATCCTCAGCCGCTCTTGGGTCCTTAAAGTCGGCTTCAGTGTGGTGGAGGTCACGCATCTGAACGGGAGGCACGGTGAGTGGTgtcgggcagctgagaggagcgaggccaggggtgacagatggggacccacgggcctggggaagaaagggagtgtcagcggcccgggctgagaaacccaccctggggggctctgacaaaggccacttacaggtctcctctccaggggtgccctcggcctcacaggggctctcctcctggtggacggtcgtctgtgaacctgacgggggaagtaaggcagctcctcagggtgcagccggcacagcccgaggctttgggggcgacagggggtgggtggagtggacgttggcgtcgtggggtcccctctgttccaggagcccccgggcacacactcagggcccacacctcaccttcagtcctgacactgccggcctcctgtgctctgtgacccgaggacacgtgtctcagacctaggccttcacctcccggtgtctggagcccctgggagagaaaggaggggagacctggggtctacactgtggcacagccctggacccgcgtgctggcagcaggcctgggctctggcaggttcccactcttctagggtgggaggtcctctccgcgctaactcagggtcctcaccgtgactccaagcgggacctgggattctgcgctccaaccacctgagggccccatcctgatagtaagtccccggtctctctgagccctggatgcggaagtcaggacacaccacgtgtgctcatcccgcctgggggcctcccagggctgacagcaggggcaggatcggttgcgtcccctctgttctggggtttctggtcccctcactcctccctcagggtcctccccttgactcctggcaggagctgagattcccccctcagcccacctgaggccccgcccgtcATTCCGGGACGCCAGTCCTTCCTAGACCCGCATTTCAGGAACTGCTGCCCGAGGTCCTCCCGCCCCatggtctcccaggactggctctgttctggggtccagggtccctgaatgctaactcgcggtcggcaccttcactcccaggcggccctgagattctctcctccgcagacctgaggcccccgccctttcactatgtccccagtctgtctgagactcggatgcggaagtcaggacaaaccacgtgggcctgtcctcccctcgggccgccggacggctgaaagcaagggcgcctttctgtggggtggccacttttctgggttcaggggcccctccttcctccttcagggtcctcactttgactcaggcggcatgtagcctccccttggaacccccgaggccccgcccctcatcccaggaccccagtccctctgaggcccggatggcaggaaatgccgccggtgctcaccctgccccaaggcctccaagccccaacactgtcccggggtgcaggaatcctccgttctccctcggggtcctcactttgactcaggcggcatgtagcctccccttggaacccccgaagccacgcccctcatcccaggaccccagtccctccgagacccggatggcaggaaatgccgcctgtgcttgttccgacctgtggcctcccaggaccgactgtgttttggggtccaggttcctcactgctcgctcacagtcatcagcttcactcccagtgggaccttggattctctcctctgcagatctgagggtccccccaccccccatctcacaataagtccccggtctctctgagaccaCGGTGCCGCAGTCAGGACACAACACGTGGGCCCgtcctgccctcgggcctccggacagctgctagcaaggttccctgtctgtgggATGGCCTCTTTCCCGGGTTCGGGGagccctcagttctccctcacgGTCGTCACTTAGGCGTCATGTCGTctagcctctggccacccgaggccccgcccctcaccccaggaccccagttcctcggagacccgggtgtcaggaaatgccgccggtgctcaccctgccccaaggcctccaatgtCCAACACTGTCcccgggtgcaggaatcctccgttgtccctcggggtcctcactttgactcaggaagcatgtagcctccccttggaacccccgaagccacgcccctcatcccaggaccacagtccctccgagacccggatgtcaggaagtcaaggccccacgagtgctcatcacacgcaggccctcccagggctgacagcaggggagggatctgtttggccacttctgtcctccgtcagggtcctcagcttcagccctggcGGTTGCTGAgacgcccccttgttgacccgagcccacaccctcacaccaaggccctcactgcccagagacccccaggggagtctgtggactcacatcaggccaccaagcccagggcttcccaggaccgtggacgccaggggctgagatggattccccgggggtccctcagccctccctctgctccccacctgggctccaggctgggcctgggcccctccctctgcccacctcagtttgctccccttggacccaggcccctccacagcctggacccccgagagggaagcgggggtgggggttggggcactgatccccgccaccctgcctgcggtctcccagggctgacagcggaaccgacctggatttatcgtgttccattgatctgtgtccctccacacggttccaccttgactcctggcagcgctgggctccttccctgtgcagacctgaagccggcctccctcacccaggccctcacctctctcaccccccagggagggggcatcagcgcccgtcagatccggaccccgtgcccggggctctcccagggctgtcgggggggccggaggtggattccctgtttggaattcagcctcggtgggtgtttcctccctgcgatttccaggaccattcctcatctatggctttggattctgaccatcgaggggagctgacccatcagtgtaagtgtccagcagacagtttccaagaacacaccccagtaaatcctaccccaagtttggggcggtttccaaacctcttcaactatatatgccaagactgagtacactgtgagccacattaaacgccactcctccctgcagttggagcattctgagtgttctagcagctcaggcaggataagcaggtctctaagcatccctgaacaaagtacaccttcccttctcgcccaggagatgtatccacgatcccagagggcttctcagagcaatctcccacctgacacgttcctctcaccactaacaagtgccgtctgcacgtctgcctgccgccaacacccagcttcattaccatcacctcccacagaaggagccccgccctccccccaccccagcttcccaaagccctgaactgccctggcgctgggcacttacacttgggtgctctctcccggacccccaccccctcgccctattttcctttgccctatgggactcaggagacatgtcaccaacttcccgatgtgactgcggctcctagactatcctaggtgtgggctgtcctgcttttccgagtgtccccactgctaacaccgagccctccagagagcagaggctcggtGTACATCTGCGGATGAAATGAGATGGTGAGCAGGGATCCTATTGATTCAggttgcctttctcctcctttcttaactgagccagacaaatccaggttatacacacataattataattttatagactgacagaagaaaagggaggaggagccaataattaactatctttcacttttacttctctctctcttgaccccaccgagtttagtgctgatcactctcacatttccaagtaaatttctattccagtgcggtgttatctactttggcatcgcgaagtatgatggaagctttcccaatttgttttacaaaatagcaaaactcagtcttgagctgcataagtaccaatacatgcgtaatcaatatcattcacaaactaagatactgaagcttattaaatattattattaatatacagaaatctgttgcatcttatacactaacaaaggagcatcagaaagagaaattaaggaaacaatcccatttaccatcacatcaaagagaataaaaaaatctagtactaaagctagctaaggagaccaaagacctgtactccaataactacaagacactgatgtgagaagctgaagatgacaccaacagatggaaagatacaccgtgttcttggattggaagaatcagtgttgttgaccatacaacccagtggccgtactacccaaggcaatctacagattcaaagcaatccctgtcaaaataacaatggcatttttctcagaacaagaaccaataacttaaaaaagtgtacggaaaaggaaaagaaccccaatagctaaaacaatcttgagaatgaagaacagagcgggaggaatcatgctccctgactttagactatactacagagctgtagtaatcaaaagagtgcggtactggcccccaaacagacacacagatcaatggaacaggataaagaggcgacaagtaaacccacacacttaccgtcaatgaatctacgacaaaggaagcaaggatattgaatggagaaaagacagtctcttcaataagtggttctgggaaaactggacagctacctgtcaaagaacgaacttagaacattctctaacaccatacacaaaaataaactcaagatagattaaagatctacattcaagactggatactataatactcctagaggaaaacataggcagaaccctctctgacgtaaattacagcaataacgttttcgatccatctcctaaaacaaaggaaataaaaggaaaaataaacagcggggacctaattatacttaaaagcttctgcacagcaaaggaatccactgactaaataaaaaaaacaacctactgaaggggagaaaatatttgcaaatgatacaactgacaagggagcaataaccaccatatataaacagctcatacaattcaacatcaaaaagacaaatgacccaactaaaaacgggcagaacaacagaatagacatctgtccaaagaggaaatgcaggtggcctgcaggcacgtgaaaagatgctcagtataactaatcatctgggaaatgcaaaccaaaaccacaatgagatatcacctcatacctgtcagaatggctaccttcaaaaagaacgcgaagagcaaatgttggcgaagatgtggagaaaagggatccctcctacactgttggtgcggatgtgaattggtgtggccattgtggaaaacagtatgccgtttctcacaaaactaaaaatagaaccaccaagtgacccagcaattccattcctgggtatatatctcaaaaaaaaaaaagatactaatttgaaaagatacacgcacccaatattcatagcagcgttatctacaattgccaagatgtggaaggaacctaaatgtccatcagcagatgaatggatacacacaaacacacacacacacacacacacatacggaatactagtcagccataaaaaacaaaattttgccgtttgcagcaacatggatggacttggaggacattatgctaagtgaaataaatcagacagagaaagacaaatactgtatgatatcagtttatacgtggactctaaaaaatacaacaaactagtgactataacaaagaagcagactcatagagaacaaactagtgattaccaggggggaggggggaggggcaatataggggtgagggagcgggaggtccaaactattgggtgtaagcaaGGTTCAAGAACGTATTGCACAACAAGGggtatataaccaatattttctcagaactgtaaatgaaatgtaatctttaaaaacactgtataataaaataaagtatattgatatttattaaaaggaataacatctgaagcatcactaagggaaatgaagatgaatttccatatcattgtagagaacaggagcccagagatgctgtacacCGTGTTCCCCCCCACCGGCCCTGGCCCTCACTACCTAAAAGGCTGACTGCTTGCTCTTCAGACACACAGTGAAGAGTCAGCCTCACTTCCTGCCCGGCGGGAGAAGCTGCCGGACAGGGGCCTAGAAGGAGCCCAGCTGCAAGTCTGcctcaggccccctcttcctcatcactcaCTCGCTCTTCAGACAGGGATGGGAAAGAACTGGGACCCTTTCTATTGACCCTGAGGAAATGttccaggacttgcagcttgctggtctccgtgtaggcccggggaccccacaggaactcgtagcgagcgggatcgctgttggccacctgccggtactccacgtacccctcctgcacccacacgttggtgatgagttccctgggctccccgtagatgaagtgctccctcccagcacacagccccatcttgctaagtgctcgccagactgcctcctcaggagcaaagtcgccctccaggacaatcacacccagaagtatcaccaggaggccagtgttgggcatgctctgcccgtcgtcctgcatgccatcgtaggtgaggcccagggtggggaccaggacatacaagtgctccctgggggccacctccttcacatccaccccaaagaccagctgcagacactcagaggcttggctcaagaccacagggaagtggtcctggtcatctctgaggaccgcattcagcatttcctcttttgaggtCGGCTGCTTTGTGCGGTACTTGTGGAGCAGGAAGCCCATCAGTTCAGCCATCATTAAGTGTAATGCATCTTGGAGCCGGGACTCGGCATCTGCCGGGTCCTGCCCggagctgggcccctcctcaccttggcttctgaggccattgtcttccgactggctccatggaggggctgccacggctgtgggggaggggcagacaccctgagggctctgcgtgggactgggtgtcccagaatcagccgcctcctcgccagtgcccaggaacaggactgagtaggaagacgacgaggaggaggaggagggagacaacggggatgcgccgccttcctcctcctcctcctcctcctcctcctcctcgtcctcgtcctcctcctccacccaaatgTCCTGCTCATCCATGGAATCCTCAGCCGCTCTTGGGTCCTGAAAGTCGGCTTCAGTGTGGTGGAGGTCACGCATCTGAACGGGAGGCACGGTGAGTGGTGTCGGGCAGCTGAGTGGAGCGAGGCCAGGGGTGACAgatggggacccacgggcctggggaagaaagggagtgtcagcggcccgggctgagaaacccaccctggggggctctgacaaaggccacttacaggtctcctctccaggggtgccctcggcctcacaggggctctcctcctggtggacggtcgtctgtgaacctgacgggggaagtaaggcagctcctcagggtgcagccggcacagcccgaggctttgggggcgacagggggtgggtggagtggacgttggcgtcgtggggtcccctctgttccaggagcccccgggcacacactcagggcccacacctcaccttcagtcctgacactgccggcctcctgtgctctgtgacccgaggacacgtgtctcagacctaggccttcacctcccggtgtctggagcccctgggagagaaaggaggggagacctggggtctacactgtggcacagccctggacccgcgtgctggcagcaggcctgggctctggcaggttcccactcttctagggtgggaggtcctctccgcgctaactcagggtcctcaccgtgactccaagcgggacctgggattctgcgctccaaccacctgagggccccatcctgatagtaagtccccggtctctctgagccctggatgcggaagtcaggacacaccacgtgtgctcatcccgcctgggggcctcccagggctgacagcaggggcaggatcggttgcgtcccctctgttctggggtttctggtcccctcactcctccctcagggtcctccccttgactcctggcaggagctgagattcccccctcagcccacctgaggccccgcccgtcattccgggacgccagtccttccgagacccgcatttcaggaactgctgcccgaggtcctcccgccccatggtctcccaggactggctctgttctggggtccagggtccctgaatgctaactcgcggtcggcaccttcactcccaggcggccctgagattctctcctccgcagacctgaggcccccgccctttcactatgtccccagtctgtctgagacttggatgcggaagtcaggacaaaccacgtgggcctgtcctcccctcgggccgccggacggctgaaagcaagggcgcctttctgtggggtggccacttttctgggttcaggggcccctccttcctccttcagggtcctcactttgactcaggcggcatgtagcctccccttggaacccccgaagccacgcccctcatcccaggaccccagtccctccgagacccggatggcaggaaatgccgcctgtgcttgttccgacctgtggcctcccaggactgactgtgttttggggtccaggttcctcactgctcgctcacagtcatcagcttcactcccagtgggaccttggattctctcctctgcagatctgagggtccccccaccccccatctcacaataagtccccggtctctctgagaccagggtgcCGCAGTCAGGACACAACACGTGGGCCCgtcctgccctcgggcctccggacagctgctagcaaggttccctgtctgtgggatggcctcttttccgggttcggggagccctcagttctccctcacgGTCGTCACTTAGGCGTCATGTCGTctagcctctggccacccgaggccccgcccctcaccccaggaccccagttcctcggagacccgggtgtcaggaaatgccgccggtgctcaccctgccccaaggcctccaatgtCCAACACTGTCcccgggtgcaggaatcctccgttgtccctcggggtcctcactttgactcaggaagcatgtagcctccccttggaacccccgaagccacgcccctcatcccaggaccacagtccctccgagacccggatgtcaggaagtcaaagccccacgagtgctcatcacacgcaggccctcccagggctgacagcaggggagggatctgtttggccacttctgtcctccgtcagggtcctcagcttcagccctggcggttgctgggacgcccccttgttgacccgagcccacaccctcacaccaaggccctcactgcccagagacccccaggggagtctgtggactcacatcaggccaccaagcccagggcttcccaggaccgtggacgccaggggctgagatggattccccgggggtccctcagccctccctctgctccccacctgggctccaggctgggcctgggcccctccctctgcccacctcagtttgctccccttggacccaggcccctccacagcctggacccccgagagggaagcgggggtgggggttggggcactgatccccgccaccctgcctgcggtctcccagggctgacagcggaaccgacctggatttatcgtgttccattgatctgtgtccctccacacggttccaccttgactcctggcagcgctgggctccttccctgtgcagacctgaagccggcctccctcacccaggccctcacctctctcaccccccagggagggggcatcagcgcccgtcagatccggaccccgtgcccggggctctcccagggctgtcgggggggccggaggtggattccctgtttggaattcagcctcggtgggtgtttcctccctgcgatttccaggaccattcctcatctatggctttggattctgaccatcgaggggagctgacccatcagtgtaagtgtccagcagacagtttccaagaacacaccccagtaaatcctaccccaagtttggggcggtttccaaacctcttcaactatatatgccaagactgagtacactgtgagccacattaaacgccactcctccctgcagttggagcattctgagtgttctagcagctcaggcaggataagcaggtctctaagcatccctgaacaaagtacaccttcccttctcgcccaggagatgtatccacgatcccagagggcttctcagagcaatctcccacctgacacgttcctctcaccactaacaagtgccgtctgcacgtctgcctgccgccaacacccagcttcattaccatcacctcccacagaaggagccccgccctccccccaccccagcttcccaaagccctgaactgccctggcgctgggcacttacacttgggtgctctctcccggacccccaccccctcgccctattttcctttgccctatgggactcaggagacatgtcaccaacttcccgatgtgactgcggctcctagactatcctaggtgtgggctgtcctgcttttccgagtgtccccactgctaacaccgagccctccagagagcagaggctcggtGTACGTCTGCGGATGAACTGAGATGGTGAGCAGGGATCCTATTGATTCAggttgcctttctcctcctttcttaactgagccagacaaatccaggttatacacacataattataattttatagactgacagaagaaaagggaggaggagccaataattaactatctttcacttttacttctctctctcttgaccccaccgagtttagtgctgatcactctcacatttccaagtaaatttctattccagtgcggtgttatctactttggcatcgcgaagtatgatggaagctttcccaatttgttttacaaaatagcaaaactcagtcttgagctgcataagtaccaatacatgcgtaatcaatatcattcacaaactaagatactgaagcttattaaatattattattaatatacagaaatctgttgcatcttatacactaacaaaggagcatcagaaagagaaattaaggaaacaatcccatttaccatcacatcaaagagaataaaaaaatctagtactaaagctagctaaggagaccaaagacctgtactccaataactacaagacactgatgtgagaagctgaagatgacaccaacagatggaaagatacaccgtgttcttggattggaagaatcagtgttgttgaccatacaacccagtggccgtactacccaaggcaatctacagattcaaagcaatccctgtcaaaataacaatggcatttttctcagaacaagaaccaataacttaaaaaagtgtacggaaaaggaaaagaaccccaatagctaaaacaatcttgagaatgaagaacagagcgggaggaatcatgctccctgactttagactatactacagagctgtagtaatcaaaagagtgcggtactggcccccaaacagacacacagatcaatggaacaggataaagaggcgacaagtaaacccacacacttaccgtcaatgaatctacgacaaaggaagcaaggatattgaatggagaaaagacagtctcttcaataagtggttctgggaaaactggacagctacctgtcaaagaacgaacttagaacattctctaacaccatacacaaaaataaactcaagatagattaaagatctacattcaagactggatactataatactcctagaggaaaacatgggcagaaccctctctgacgtaaattacagcaataacgttttcgatccatctcctaaaacaaaggaaataaaaggaaaaataaacagcggggacctaattatacttaaaagcttctgcacagcaaaggaatccactgactaaataaaaaaaacaacctactgaaggggagaaaatatttgcaaatgatacaactgacaagggagcaataaccaccatatataaacagctcatacaattcaacatcaaaaagacaaatgacccaactaaaaacgggcagaacaacagaatagacatctgtccaaagaggaaatgcaggtggcctgcaggcacgtgaaaagatgctcagtataactaatcatctgggaaatgcaaaccaaaaccacaatgagatatcacctcatacctgtcagaatggctaccttcaaaaagaacgcgaagagcaaatgttggcgaagatgtggagaaaagggatccctcctacactgttggtgcggatgtgaattggtgtggccattgtggaaaacagtatgccgtttctcacaaaactaaaaatagaaccaccaagtgacccagcaattccattcctgggtatatatctcaaaaaaaaaaaagatactaatttgaaaagatacacgcacccaatattcatagcagcgttatctacaattgccaagatgtggaaggaacctaaatgtccatcagcagatgaatggatacacacaaacacacacacacacacacacacatacggaatactagtcagccataaaaaacaaaattttgccgtttgcagcaacatggatggacttggaggacattatgctaagtgaaataaatcagacagagaaagacaaatactgtatgatatcagtttatacgtggactctaaaaaatacaacaaactagtgactataacaaagaagcagactcatagagaacaaactagtgattaccaggggggaggggggaggggcaatataggggtgagggagcgggaggtccaaactattgggtgtaagcaaGGTTCAAGAACGTATTGCACAACAAGGggtatataaccaatattttctcagaactgtaaatgaaatgtaatctttaaaaacactgtataataaaataaagtatattgatatttattaaaaggaataacatctgaagcatcactaagggaaatgaagatgaatttccatatcattgtagagaacaggagcccagagatgctgtacacCGTGTTCCCCCCCACCGGCCCTGGCCCTCACTACCTAAAAGGCTGACTGCTTGCTCTTCAGACACACAGTGAAGAGTCAGCCTCACTTCCTGCCCGGCGGGAGAAGCTGCCGGACAGGGGCCTAGAAGGAGCCCAGCTGCAAGTCTGcctcaggccccctcttcctcatcactcaCTCGCTCTTCAGACAGGGATGGGAAAGAACTGGGACCCTTTCTATTGACCCTGAGGAAATGttccaggacttgcagcttgctggtctccgtgtaggcccggggaccccacaggaactcgtagcgagcgggatcgctgttggccacctgccggtactccacgtacccctcctgcacccacacgttggtgatgagttccctgggctccccgtagatgaagtgctccctcccagcacacagccccatcttgctaagtgctcgccagactgcctcctcaggagcaaagtcgccctccaggacaatcacacccagaagtatcaccaggaggccagtgttgggcatgctctgcccgtcgtcctgcatgccatcgtaggtgaggcccagggtggggaccaggacatacaagtgctccctgggggccacctccttcacatccaccccaaagaccagctgcagac from Vicugna pacos chromosome X, VicPac4, whole genome shotgun sequence carries:
- the LOC140691902 gene encoding melanoma-associated antigen 8-like, encoding MMAELMGFLLHKYRTKQPTSKEEMLNAVLRDDQDHFPVVLSQASECLQLVFGVDVKEVAPREHLYVLVPTLGLTYDGMQDDGQSMPNTGLLVILLGVIVLEGDFAPEEAVWRALSKMGLCAGREHFIYGEPRELITNVWVQEGYVEYRQVANSDPARYEFLWGPRAYTETSKLQVLEHFLRVNRKGPSSFPSLSEERVSDEEEGA